The genomic region AAGCATAAGATGCATTAAACTTTCCCTATCGGATATATCTATCTTAGATAGATTATCAAATAGATAAACTAAATACCTTTCTACGACTAATTTATTAGCCTTGGCAGTTTCAATAATGCTGTAAATATTGTTACTTGCAGTTGCGCCCTTAGCAGTATTTGCAAAAAGGAAGTTCTTACGACCTATAACGAAAGGTTTAATAGCTCTTTCGGCTGCATTATTGTCTACCTCTAAAGAACCATCTAGTAGTACATTCTTTAATCCTGGTAAATGTTTTTTAGCATAATCAAGTGCTTTACCCAACGGATTTCTTGGAAGAGCATTAATTATTTCTCTTTCAACATAGTCAATAAAGTTATCTTTAATGGGAGACAGTTTTTCTGCTCTTAATATCACGCACATCTATGAAGGTGAAATTCTTGTAATATATGTTTGTTTTTTTAGGGGGGGTTCACCTTTTCGCAAAATAACTAATTCTGCGTATTATTATCATCTTTCTATCAAAACACACGTGGAGTGCGTTGCGTTGATAGAGAAGAAATAGCTTGAAATCAAAGGCTTGGGGCAATTTGCCCCTTTTTTTCACTCTATAGGAAATTATATATTTAAGAAATTGTGGATAAGTTCGATAAATTACCTATAGGAGTATTAAATTGGGTGATTATTTCTATGAGTAAGATAACTATTAAAAGTATACTTGAAGATAAATTTGAAGAATTTTAGGAAAAACTTTCGTATAGGCTACCTAAAGATATGCGAGAGCATATCTTTAATGTGGTTCAAAAGTCTCTTCATTGTGGGGATATTAGCAAGGGATATGCTGAATACATGTGTATGGAGTGCGGTGAAAGTGTCAAGGTAGGATTCACTTGCAAGAGTAAGTTTTGTGTAAAGTGTGGGAGATTGTATACATTAAAGTGGGTAGATAAGCAGCAAGAGAATATGTTAAATGTAGCACACAGGCACAGTGTCTTTACTATCCCAGAAGAATTGAGAAATTATTTTTTTAAAAATAGAGATATGCTTAAAGACTTGATGGACGGAGTTTATCAAGTAATAGACTATTGGTATAAAACTCATAAGGGAAAAAGCTATGAAGTAGGAGTAATTACTGTTATACATACATTTGGAAGAGACTTAAAATGGAATCCTCATGTTCATGCTCTTGTAACCGAAGGTGCGATTAATAATAAGTATAAGTGGTGGAAACCAGTAGAATATGTTCCTTATGAATATCTTAGAAAGTCATGGCAAAAAACACTTCTTGATATCATAAAAAAGTATTTTAAGGATTGGAAAACTAAAAAGCTAATAAGTGTTTTGTATAGAAAATATAAAGATGGATTTTACGTTAATGCTGATAGAGCGATAACAGATATGAGAAAGGCTACTAAATACATAGGCAGATATCTTGCGAGAGCTGCGATAGCAGAGTATAGAATTGAAAGCTATGATGGAGAGAGTGTAACCTTTTGGTACGAAGACCATGATAGTGGTGAGCATATAAAGGTTACATTAGATGTATTAACATTTATCGGAAAATTGGTACAGCAGATACATAAAAAAGGTTTTAAGTGTGTTAGAAGGTATGGTCTATATTCCAGAAAGAAAAATGCCTTAGCAAAGGAAATAATACATCTGTATAGATTTGTAAAGCAGTTAAAAATTTCTGATATCTTAAATAGGAAAAATAAACAAGAAAAAAAGAGCTGGAAACAGAGAATAATAGAGACTTTCAATAGAAATCCGTTAGAATGCAGAAAGTGTAAAAGAGAGATGGAATTATGGAAAATCTGGCATGATGACTATGGTTTGATATATGATATAAGGGAATCGAACTATAAGGAGGTTAAGTCAGATGGATCCAATAGACGAATATTATTACGAACTAAATCCAATAGAGAAAGAACTTATGTACAAATATCGAGCAAGGGATATGCTGAATACATGTGTATGGAGTGCGGATAGAGAAAGAACTTATGTACAAATATCGATGCCTCAAGTGCGGTTACGAAGAATGGGCACCAGCATTTGTGGTAGATGAGATTGGCTACATGGACGAGGTTCTTCAGGATGATAGTGAGTGTAAAAAAAAGGGAATGCCTGTTTTGGTATGCCCTTGTTGTAATGCAGATTTTTATTTTACTGGTGACAGTGAAAAGCAATAGAGTGGCTATCGCCACTCTATTGAGAGTCCCCGTTAGGGGATTTTTTTAAAGATAAACCATAGTTAACGTAATAAGTTAAAACAAGTCCTAAAGTATAAGAAGATATCATGATGTTAGGCAGAGAAACCTTTGAAGTAACAGGGCTGTTCTTTGCTAGAGGAACAAAATCAAGGGTAAAATCTCTAAATATGTACCTTACTTTGTACTTACCAGGATTCTTCTTAAAATCTTCCTTCTCAGACTTAGTCATTAAATTAAGATTTTTCTGGTAGTATGAGCAGTTATCGTTCTTGCACTTATACACATAGAATTCTTTGCGAAGCTTGGCTTTAACAAGCGTTTTACCACAATGAGGGCATCTCAATACCACAGACTTTTGGTAGTAGTTTTTAGGATTAAAGGGTGTCTTACAAACTTTGCAAAGATATTGTCCTCTACCACCATTATTATCGTAGAGGTAAATGTGTGGAGCTCCACATTTTGGTCATATAACATCTTTTGGAATAGTAGGCTTATCTTTACGAGCCTTCACAGGTTCAAGTTCCTTACCATGCTTGTTCTTGTATTCATTAAGAAGAAGTTTATAATCAAGTTTTTCGGGAACTTCAAAGATAGGCAGCTCATCAACCTGAAGTTTCTGATATTCCTTCTTTACTGGTTCATCAGAAAGGTTCTTGAGCAGATTTTTACCGAGAAGTAAGGTTAGTAAATATTTTATAACATCAGTTAGAAAAATAAGATATTCAACAAGAATCAAATTAATCATGCTAGTAGCTTGCCTCCCTTTATGAGTGCTGTGTTTTTCTGTTAACAACTATAAAATACCGTAACTTTTGGGGGGTAGCAAGTTATTTATATAAAAATCAAGTAAAATCAAAGGGTTTCTGTCTTAGAGATATAAAAAACTTTGACAGTACCGAGAGGTAATAGGAGGTGTACTTTATGTATGAGTATAAATTTGTAAAAATTGATTTAAAGGGTATTCTCCCGCCAAAGAGTCCAGTTGAAGATTATCATAAGATTATTGAGGAAAATGCAATAGAGGGTTGGAGATTAGTCCAAATATTTGCACCAGTAGTTTCTGCTGGACCATTTGCTGCATATTATGAATTAATTTTCGAGAAAGAAAAAATATAAGCTTAACTGTAATATATGGATTGAGGATAAGTGTAAAAAATTGATGGTTAGTAAGCTAGGAATATATTAGTTAAAATTACAGATATCAAAAATATGAGGATATCTGTTATGGAGAATAATAATAATGAAAGCTGTAGAAGATTTATAGAAGAATTTTTTTCAATGGAACAGCAATGAGTTTTTGTCTACATTTCATGCTATAACAGTAAATAATGAAGAAACTGCAAAAAATAACGAAAAAGCGTATAAAGAAAGTTTTATAATCAACTAATAGAATAGAGTATA from Clostridium isatidis harbors:
- a CDS encoding IS66 family transposase; its protein translation is MCVILRAEKLSPIKDNFIDYVEREIINALPRNPLGKALDYAKKHLPGLKNVLLDGSLEVDNNAAERAIKPFVIGRKNFLFANTAKGATASNNIYSIIETAKANKLVVERYLVYLFDNLSKIDISDRESLMHLMLWSDKIPENMKIKDKK
- a CDS encoding IS91 family transposase, whose product is MREHIFNVVQKSLHCGDISKGYAEYMCMECGESVKVGFTCKSKFCVKCGRLYTLKWVDKQQENMLNVAHRHSVFTIPEELRNYFFKNRDMLKDLMDGVYQVIDYWYKTHKGKSYEVGVITVIHTFGRDLKWNPHVHALVTEGAINNKYKWWKPVEYVPYEYLRKSWQKTLLDIIKKYFKDWKTKKLISVLYRKYKDGFYVNADRAITDMRKATKYIGRYLARAAIAEYRIESYDGESVTFWYEDHDSGEHIKVTLDVLTFIGKLVQQIHKKGFKCVRRYGLYSRKKNALAKEIIHLYRFVKQLKISDILNRKNKQEKKSWKQRIIETFNRNPLECRKCKREMELWKIWHDDYGLIYDIRESNYKEVKSDGSNRRILLRTKSNRERTYVQISSKGYAEYMCMECG
- a CDS encoding DUF4177 domain-containing protein, with translation MYEYKFVKIDLKGILPPKSPVEDYHKIIEENAIEGWRLVQIFAPVVSAGPFAAYYELIFEKEKI
- a CDS encoding transposase; translation: MINLILVEYLIFLTDVIKYLLTLLLGKNLLKNLSDEPVKKEYQKLQVDELPIFEVPEKLDYKLLLNEYKNKHGKELEPVKARKDKPTIPKDVI